AAATATAATCAGATTCGGATTTGACTTTTTTAATATTCCTAATGTTTCATCAGACACATCCACTTCATAAAGCTGTAACTCTCTCAGCATGGGAAAGTCGCGTAATCGTAAGAGAGATTTGTCAGAGATTTGCGTACCTGAGAAATTCAAACTTTTCATTCGTTTCATGTTTAATAATAAACTAATGGTGTTATCTGTGATCTGATGCTCTCCGGCGAGATAATATCCATCAATTGGATATGCAAATTCCTTCCCCAAATGATCACTAATCCAGTCCTGAAAAGGACGATTCCAGGCATCTGGATTCTCTGAGCTATAAAGGCTAACACCATAAAACGGTTCTGAATCAGGATAGAGCCGTTCTAATCTTGAAACTATTGATCGTTCTTTTAACACTCTCGAAATAGGTTGGCTTGATAACAGGACGGCAAAAATGACGATCAATGCACAAAGCAGGGAAACACGACGTCGAGTAATCAGATTATTAATCTTTTTAAAGTCGATCATTCCGTGCTCTTTCATTTCTTACTCAAATCAAAAGAGACATCTTCAGTAATTACCTAGTAGATTAAGATTTGAGCATCAGGCAATGCTTTTTTCAGCGTCGAAGCTGCCTTTATTGGAAAGAATCGATTTTGATCTAAAGCCAGATATTTCAAGTTTTTCATTTGCGCAAATCTTGAGACAGATCTGTCTGAAATATTCCCTACTTTGATTGTAATATTTTTAAGCGATTCAATTTTTGACAAATGATCTATTGTTTTGTCATCTACGTTGGTGCCTAGAAAAATAATCGTTTCCAGATTATCTAACTGCTGCAACGCTGCTGAATCATTTTGATTGAAGAAAACCATTTCAATGTATATTTTTTTAATTTGTTTTTGAGAACCAATCCATTCAAACAATTCCCTATTGATCCGTGCCGTTTCATGGAAAGGGCCTCCAAATATAGTTCCATCACCATTAATTATTAAGGTTTCTCTATTTTGACGTAGGCTAAAAGTTAGACCAGTAGATGGATACTTCACCAACACATCATTTTCTTTTTTTATTTCCTCACCACCCAATGGGCCTGATTGTTTTTTTGTCTTCTTGCTGTCTACACTCTGCGAGTGAACTACTGGTGTCATTGAAATCGTGATTAACAAAATGAAAAATCCTAGAGCAAAGATTTTCTGTGTCATTTTTAAAGTCTCCCCATGATTTTCAAATTGAAACCTCAACTTTAGTATCTGGCAAGAGTTTTTGTAAAAGACGGTCTGCAGTCCAAGGGATAAATAGATTCCGGTCCAATTTGAGATATTCCAGTTCTGTCATTTGAGCAAAAGTAAAAATAGACTCGTCTGTAATATTCCCATTGATTACCGTAATGCCCTTTAATGATTTAATTTTTGATAAATGACGTATAGCGTTATCTCCCACATTTGTATTGATCAGAGTTATTTCTTCCAAGTCGGAAAGCTGATCAAAGAGAGCTGTGGCTTCTTCGTCGAAATAAATCATTTCAAAGCACAACTTACGGGGATGTTTTGCGATAACTCGTTGCAATACTTCTTTGTTGACTCTTGAGGTTTTTGTTATCGATTGACCTTTGACAGCACCCTTACTTGAGACCTTGATAGTGTCTGCTGCTTTATCGTGATCGATCAGTAACCCCAAAGACCGATAATCGAGTCCGCCCTCTGTATTTTGGGATCCTATTTCTAGACAAATAAATAGCGTGCAGAGTAATGCTAAGACGATAGTTCGATATTTCATATTTTCTGCTCCTTAGAACTGAAAATGTCAACAAGTGAATACCTTCACAAGTTCCATCTTAGCATTATTAGCTGAGCTTGCCACGTTTTTTGCGGTGATACAGAATCTCATAAAGCCTGTAGTGCTTTACTTCAAAGATACCGAGTTCCCCTTCGTCCCGCCGTCGCGTCACCCTTCACCCCTGCCAGGCTGAGGTTGCGAGATGGGAAAGCATTGCCACTGCGAACACCAACAAAAAAACGCCTGAACCCCAAGTTGGGATTCAGGCGTTTTTGATTTTCTTAACGTGTCAATGGCTGACACTTAAGTAGCGGTGGAGGGACTCGAACCCCCGACACGCGGATTATGATTCCGCTGCTCTAACCAACTGAGCTACACCGCCGGATGGTGTGGGCGTCTGTGCTGGGACAGACACTCCTATCCTAGTGGAAGTTCGCTGGGGAGAAAAGGTTTCTCCGGTGCTAACTTCCTTAGATATCTCACGTTATCGGCAAAAAAGCCATTGAGAAGTCGCAAGATTAACAAATTATTGTTAGTACGCAAGTCAACCGCCGTTTTCATTCGAAAATGTCGCAGAAATTCGTTGATTGTGGGGCTTTTCCGGGGGCGTTATACTCGAATCTGCTCATTTGATACCCCTGAATCTCGCTCTGGAGTGCCCGCATGATGAAATCGCTCGCGTTCGGTCTGGTTCTCTCGCTCCCGTTCCTCTCAGCGGCCCCTCTCCCGGCAGCGGCTCCTGCAGAAACATCCCCTGCCCTTGAGACGGTCTCACGGACGACCGTGTTTGAGAAAGGCGAAGCCGGCTATCACGGGTTTCGGATCCCAGCGCTGCTGGTGACACCGAAGGGAACGCTGCTCGCGTTTGCCGAGGCACGGAAGAATAATCTTGGCGACAGCGGCGATATTGATCTGGTGCTCAAGCGAAGCAGCGACAACGGGAAGACCTGGTCTCCCCTGGCGGTGCTCTGGAATGACGGGGAGAACACCTGCGGGAATCCCTGTCCGGTCGTGGATGAGTCGACCGGGCGGATCTGGCTGCCGCTGACCTGGAATCATGGCAAGGACCATGAGAAGCAGATCAAGGCCCAGACCGGATTGGATACGCGGCGGGTCTATATGAGTTATTCCGATGATGACGGCCAGACCTGGAAGCCGCCTTACGAAGTGACCGAGACGACCAAGAAGCCGGAGTGGACCTGGTATGCGACCGGGCCGGGCAACGGGATTCAGCTGACGCAGGGACCACATAAAGGGCGGCTGGTGATTCCCTGCGATCATAATGTGACGCTGGACGGCAAGGTGGTGCGGCGGTCGCATGCGATTTACTCGGACGATCATGGCCAGACGTGGCAGTTGAGTGAGCCGATCGGTGAAATGACCAATGAATGTGCGGTCGTGGAACTGGGCGACGGTCGGCTGCAGATGAATATGCGGAGCTATCACGGGAAGAACCGACGGGCGATTGCGTATTCCGACGATGGCGGGGCAACCTGGTCTGACGTGACGCTCGATCCGACGCTGATTGAGCCGGTCTGCCAGGCGAGCCTGATTCGTGTCTCGTTTCCCAAATATGGAACGCCGGGGAAGTTACTGTTCAGCAACCCTGCCAGTCAAAAACGGGAGAAGATGACGGTCCGGTTGAGCAAAGATGACGGGCAGACGTGGGTGGCGTCGCGACTGGTGACGCCGGGTTCGGCCGCGTATTCCTCTCTGGCTTTGTTGAAAAATGGTCAGGCGGGGCTGTTGTATGAGCGGGACCGTTATCAGAAAATCGAATTCGTCGCGTTTGATTTAAAACAGTTTACTGCCGGACGTTAGGTTGTGGTGTGGATCTGGTTTAAAGGCTACGTCCAGACGACAGCGTTTCAACCGGGGCTAATGCCCTGCGGCTAATGGCTATATAAGTCAGCAGGAGTCCTCTCGCTGGGACTCCTTACTATTTTCTGAAAGATAAAGTGACCGCCGATGGATACATTACTTGATCGTTTTCTGCGTTATGTCAAAGTCGATACCCAGTCGGACGAAACCAGTCCCTCGTTTCCAAGTACGAAGAAGCAGCTGGATCTGAGCCGGATGCTGTGTGAAGAGTGTGAGCAACTGGGGTTGGAAGATGTGACGATCAGTGAGTACGGCATCGTGATGGCGACGATTCCTGGTACGGTTGAAGGAGAAGTGCCGGCCATCGGCTGGGTGGCCCACGTGGATACATCGCCTGAATTTTCCGGGACGAATGTGAAACCGGTCGTGCATGAGAACTATGACGGGAGCGACCTGGTACTCCCCGGCGATACCTCACGCGTGCTGAGGGTTAGCGAGGAGCCTCGACTGAAAGAGATGGTGGGTAAAACCGTGATCACCACGGACGGGACTACGCTACTGGGAGCCGATGATAAATCGGGCGTGGCCGTGATGATGTCCGCGGCAGCGCACCTGATGAGCGATCGCTCGATTGCCCATGGTCCGATCCGGCTCTGCTTTACCTGTGACGAAGAGATCGGCCGCGGAATTGAGAAACTGGACCTGGATGTGTTCGGCGTCTGCTGTGCCTACACATTGGACAGTGACGGCAGTGGTCGCATCGATTCCGAGACGTTCTCGGCCGATCAGGCGGTGATCACCGTGCGGGGCGTGAATACGCATCCTTCGGTTGGTAAAGGCGTGATGGTGAACGCGATTCGGATTCTGAGTGATCTGATCTCATCACTGCCTACCGAGACGCTGAGCCCGGAAACGACGGACGGCCGCGACGGGTTCATTCACCCCTATCATATCGAAGGGGGCGTGGCGGAAGCGTCAGCCCGGCTGATCCTGCGTGATTTTGAAACGGAGAAACTGGCCGAGTATGCCGGCCTGCTGGATTCACTGGCGCAGCCGCTGCGCGAGAAATATCCGCGGGCGGAAATCAAGGTCGACGTGCATAAGCAGTACCGCAACATGCGGGACGGGTTAGTGAAGGAGCCGCGGGCGCTGGAGAAAGCGATTGAAGCGACGCGTGCTGCGGGGCTGGAGCCGAACCTGAATATCATCCGCGGAGGAACCGATGGCAGCCTGCTGACCGAAAAGGGGCTACCGACGCCGAACCTGTCCAGCGGTCAACATAATCCACATTCCCCCCTGGAATGGACGACCGTGGAAGAGATGGAAAAGGCCGTTGATGTTTTAGTGCAACTCGCGATTCTCTGGGGCCAGGAACGTTGACGTTTTTCACGTCCAGTTGAGTCTTTCTGGCAACGGACCCGCTTTTTTTTCGAAACACGCCGATCTGGTTCCGGTTATTCCGCCTGTGGAACCTGGTGAATTCAATCAGACCTTGTGCATTCTGCTGCGCCTGATGTGGCAACGAGTTAAGACGATTCGCATCAGAAGGAAGTCGGGCGACGGCGCGCTGTTCCCCTGTCTGTTATTTAAGCTGTAGCGATTGTGGTGATTGTACCGCATCTTCATGAAAACGATTGTTTGACCACCGTTTTTTTGTGGCTTATGTTAAACATATCGGCAAGCTACCTGTTTAAATTATCGCTGTGCATTGACGTGTGCAGCGCTGTTCGGTGTTTTGCATTTCGTTTACTTGTGATGAGCCCTGATTGTGGTGGCCTTCAAGTGCGAATTACGTGCATCGGCATAGAGGGGGAACAATGTTTTCTACAACCAAGATGCGACTTCTTAAGAGAGTCTACTCGAGTTCGCTGTGTATCGTGTTACTGGGATGTCTGCTGGCAGTTAATACGACTGTCTCGTATGCGGACCCCGGTCCTCTGCCCATCGTCATTCCTGTCACTCAGACCCAGGCGGTCGCCAAGGGGGAAGAGTATGAACGGACGCGGCAGTGGATTAAGGCCATTGAGCATTACGAAGATGCTCTCAAAGAATGGCCGGACAATGACAGCATCAAGTACGGGCTGCGTCGTGCCAAAATTCATTTCGGCATTGATCGACGCTACCAGGACGACAGCTTTAACAAAGTTCTGCTGGTCCAGTCCCGGCGCGAATCATTCATTCTGTATGACGAAATTTTAGCGAAGATTCAATCGCACTTCGTCGATCCGCTGAGCACAACCTCATTTGTCGCTCATGGAACAGAAAGCCTCTACCTCGCTCTGGCCAACGATGAATTTGTGAAGGTGCATTTGAAGAACGTGCCACCAGAAAAGATTCGTAATATGCGTCGGATTCTTCGCGAGAGATACTGGAACAAAGGCGTCAACGGTTTTCACGGTGCCCATCAGCTGATCAACGAGGTCTGTGACCTGTCGTATCAGAACCTGGGACTGCGTGACTCAGCCGTGATTGCAGAATACACGTTCGGCGGCTGCAATGCCCTGGACGATTACAGTAGCTTCCTGACTCCCGAACGTCTGGGCGATCTGTACGACAACATCGAAGGCGAATTCGTTGGCATCGGTATCGAAATGAAAGCCGAGATTGGCGAAGGCATGCTGTTGATCAACGTACTGCCCGAGAGTCCTGCAGAAAACGCAGGCGTGCTGGCAGGCGATCATATTGTGAGCATCGATGGCACCGACTGTCGTCACATGACGACCGATGCGGCAGCGAATCTGCTGCGGGGCACCTCCGGCAGCCAGGTTGTTCTGGAACTGGAAAGTCCCAAGACGGAACAGGTCCGGTCGGCCCGCGTGACTCGCAAGGCGGTCCAGGTTCGCAGTTTTCCGATCGTGAAAATGATCGATCAGGAAAATGGAATCGGCTACATTAAAATGACCGGTTTCCAGAAAACCTCAGCAGCAGAACTCGACGCTGCCCTGCAGAAACTGCACGGCGAAGGGATGCGGGCTCTGATCTGGGACGTGCGTGGAAACCCGGGTGGTCTGCTCTCTGCAGCCGTGGAAGTGCTGGATCGATTCATCGATGAAGGCAAACTGGTTTCCACCAAAGGTCGGGTCTCCGATCAGAACTGGAGCTACACCGCTCATCGTCCTGGTACCTGGAAGATTCCGCTGGTATTGCTGGTGGATGAAAACAGTGCGAGTGCCAGTGAAATTGTGGCGGGAGCACTCACCGATCATCGTCGGGCGACCGTGGTGGGGCGCAAGACTTACGGTAAGTGGTCAGTGCAGAGTATCTTTCCGATTCGCGGATCTACGGGATTGCGTCTGACGACTGCCAAATTCTATTCGCCTCACGGAAACACATATGGTAAGATCGGGATCAAACCCGGAATCACGGTTGAGAAAGATGAACTGCGGACGGCCATGTATGGTGCGTCACAGGAACAGAAACTGGCGACAGATTCTGATATCAAGCGTGGCTTACAAATTCTGCAAAGGCAATATGCTGTAACACCATGATGGATGAACGTGCCGCCTGGCTGACCCAGGGAAAAGGAATTACTCCCAGCCTCCGCTGGTCATTTTCCACCGAAGCGCCACTCCTGGCGCTCGACCTGGCACGTGAAACAGGAGAAATACTGGCCGCCGATATTTCCGGCGGCCTTTATTTATTGGATCGGCAGGGGCAGTTCCTGCATCTGAACCGCGGGATCAAGGATGTGCAGCTGGTACACTGGAGCGATCACGGCAAGCGGGGGGCCGCGATCTACTCCGATAATAATATCTGCTGTTTCGATCGTGATTTGAACGTGACCTGGGCGATCTCCTTCTCCGTGGAATGCCTGGCGATTGCCATGGATTCCTACGGCGATTATGTCGCCGTCAGTCTGGCCAGCGGGAAAACGATCCTGATCGATTCCCAGAAAAAGAAGGTGGCCAGCTTTGAGACCATGAAGCCGCTGAGTTACCTCGAATTTCAGATGACCGAACCTCGCTTGATGGGGGCGGCCGAGAATGGCCTGGTCTGCTGTTACGATCTGGAAGGCAACTGTCTCTGGACGGAGAAGCACTGGTCGAATTGCGGCGGGCTGGCGATGTCGGGCGATGGTCAGCGGATTTACCTGGCGGGATTCAATTACGGAATCCTGATCTTCGATCATGAAGGCGATTCCGCTGGAACGCTGGTATTCGAGGGGACGCCGAAGGTTCTTGCCTGCGATTTTCAGGGTAACCGGATCGTCACCGCGACCATTGAACAGGAATTGTACTGGCTCAACCAGGAGGGCAAACTGCTGTGGGGCGGGATTATTCCTGATGAAGCGATCGAGGTTGCCTGCGACCCGTTCGGACAGTGGTGCGTGTGCGGTGCTAAATCGGGACTGGTACAGTGCCTGGACTGGAGTGACTCACTTTAAATGTGTTTGTGTGGGGGACGGTGCGAACATGTGATGATGTGCACTAACCCGATTTCTAGGCAGGATCGTAGAAAAGGGCCAAGGTCTATTTTGACTCTCCCCTTGCAAATGCTTATTATATAAGCTCTTCCTGCAACACATTTATTGCGTCTCACTTTCAGTTCCTGTTGATTCACACTTTCTCTCACACTGGCGACATGCGTTACTAACACCGGCGAATCAGATCATTTCTGGGGCAGGCGATGGCCAAGCGGAATAAAGATACTCCTGAGAAGAAAAAACGCCAGTCCGCGCGCGTGCCCAAGCTGGATTCGCTGGGGAAATACCAGATCGAAAAAGAGATTGGTGCCGGCGGCATGGGGGCTGTCTTTCTCGCCCGCGACACGACGCTGAATCGACTGGCTGCTCTTAAAATTCTGCCCCGCGACAAGGCGGAAAACCCGGTTCTGGTCAAACGATTCAAGGCTGAGGGCCAGGCGGCTGCTCACCTGCGGCATGAGAATATCGTCTCCGTCTATGATGCGGGCGAAGAAGACGGATATCTCTACATTGCCCTCGAGTATGTCGAGGGGACCGACCTGCATAACATGATCAGCAAGCGGACGCGGCTGCCCGTTCGGCGTTCGCTGGAAATTATCACCCAGGTGACGGAAGCCCTCGCGCATGCCTATCAGCAGGGAATCGTCCACAGAGATATCAAGCCGGCCAACATCCTGATTCGCCAGGATGGGGTCGTCAAGCTGACCGACCTGGGACTGGCCCGTTCGATTGATGACAACACCGAAACCAGCATTACCCGGGCAGGTACGACTGTGGGAACGGTCGACTATATGGCTCCCGAACAGGCTCGCGACAGTAAAGCGGCAGATATCCGCAGCGATATCTATTCGCTGGGCTGCACCTGGTATCACATGCTGACCGGACGGGCCCCCTTCTCCGAGGGAAGCCTGACCAATAAACTGGCCGCGCATGCTACCACTCCCCCGCCCGACCCACGGGAATTGAATGAACGCGTGCCCGAAGGGATCGTGGCGATCATTCACCGGATGATGGCCAAGTCCAAGAACGACCGCTACCAGACGCCGGAAGAACTGCTGGAAGATTTGAAGAATCCGAATCTGAAGCGTTCCAACGTCGACAATAATGTACTGGAAGCACTGGCCTCAGATGAATCGGATGGGGAACAGCCGACGCGTGAAGTCGATATTATTCTCCCGGCTGACAGCAGCGACTTTCAGATCAATCAGTTCATACCCGATTACAGCAGCCAGCCGGATGAGGACGACGACACTCACGCAGATGCAGATGGCGGGAACCGTCTGAGTACCAGCTTTGATCTGCAGCAGCTGGCGGGAGAAGTGGAACTGGAGTCCGAAGTCACGGTGCCCGGGCTGAAGCGTTCCACAAAGTCGACGCCTGAGAAGAAAAGCGAAAAGAAATCATCCCGTTCGAAATCGGGACCACAAAAAACAGTCGACCGTTCGCCTACCCGGCAGCCGGTTGACGAACCGGAAGAAGAAGGCTCCGTGATCTCCGATTCCGCGATGAAGACGCGGAAGGCGAACCGGACGCGCAAAAGTGAGCCGGACTCTTCACAGGGTAAGCGGAGTCGGCCTGCTGCAGCGGGCAAAAAACAGGCTCGACCTCAACCGACGAAACGCAGCAACGGGGGCCGCAAATCGGTCCGGGAAACGTCGCCGGTCATGAATGGCGACGCCGATGCGAACGAGAGTGAGATTTCACTCGACTACCGGCAGATTGGTCTGGTGCTGGGCGGGTTACTGCTGGTCATCATATTGATCTGGTGGGCTGTGGGCAGTATGGGGTCTGGTTCCGCACCGCAACAGGGACCGGGCAGTAATCCATTCGATCCGAATGCCGAGGCACCCGCGCCGTCCGAAAACACTGCGGTCGCCGCTGCGGATGAGCCAAAAGCTGATGCTGAAGCGGAAAAGGAAACGGAACAGACCAGTACCGAAGTCACAAAAACAGAGGAAAAGCCTACTGGTTCCCAATGGGAAGAGGCGGCTGTGCGGGGGCAGGAAAAACAGTTTCTACCCTCGTGGGGGAAAGGCTTTTCGGCGCTGACGGGGGCGAATGCCAGCCAGCCGGAATCTCAGCTGACCCTGCTCAAAGTCGCCCATGGATCTTCGGCGCAGGGAATCTATTCCAGCCTGGATGACGCGTTGGCAGAGGTAGCCAACCGCGGGGCTGTCATTCGTCTGTACGGCCCCGGTCCGTTCTCAATGAGTCCTCAGCGACTCGCGGGGATTTCGCAATTGATCATCATGGCTGCGGATTCCAGCCAGAAACAGCCGACCGTGATCCTGACTCCGGAGGGCGGTTCTGA
The genomic region above belongs to Gimesia chilikensis and contains:
- a CDS encoding sialidase family protein, whose protein sequence is MMKSLAFGLVLSLPFLSAAPLPAAAPAETSPALETVSRTTVFEKGEAGYHGFRIPALLVTPKGTLLAFAEARKNNLGDSGDIDLVLKRSSDNGKTWSPLAVLWNDGENTCGNPCPVVDESTGRIWLPLTWNHGKDHEKQIKAQTGLDTRRVYMSYSDDDGQTWKPPYEVTETTKKPEWTWYATGPGNGIQLTQGPHKGRLVIPCDHNVTLDGKVVRRSHAIYSDDHGQTWQLSEPIGEMTNECAVVELGDGRLQMNMRSYHGKNRRAIAYSDDGGATWSDVTLDPTLIEPVCQASLIRVSFPKYGTPGKLLFSNPASQKREKMTVRLSKDDGQTWVASRLVTPGSAAYSSLALLKNGQAGLLYERDRYQKIEFVAFDLKQFTAGR
- the pepT gene encoding peptidase T; translation: MDTLLDRFLRYVKVDTQSDETSPSFPSTKKQLDLSRMLCEECEQLGLEDVTISEYGIVMATIPGTVEGEVPAIGWVAHVDTSPEFSGTNVKPVVHENYDGSDLVLPGDTSRVLRVSEEPRLKEMVGKTVITTDGTTLLGADDKSGVAVMMSAAAHLMSDRSIAHGPIRLCFTCDEEIGRGIEKLDLDVFGVCCAYTLDSDGSGRIDSETFSADQAVITVRGVNTHPSVGKGVMVNAIRILSDLISSLPTETLSPETTDGRDGFIHPYHIEGGVAEASARLILRDFETEKLAEYAGLLDSLAQPLREKYPRAEIKVDVHKQYRNMRDGLVKEPRALEKAIEATRAAGLEPNLNIIRGGTDGSLLTEKGLPTPNLSSGQHNPHSPLEWTTVEEMEKAVDVLVQLAILWGQER
- a CDS encoding S41 family peptidase, coding for MFSTTKMRLLKRVYSSSLCIVLLGCLLAVNTTVSYADPGPLPIVIPVTQTQAVAKGEEYERTRQWIKAIEHYEDALKEWPDNDSIKYGLRRAKIHFGIDRRYQDDSFNKVLLVQSRRESFILYDEILAKIQSHFVDPLSTTSFVAHGTESLYLALANDEFVKVHLKNVPPEKIRNMRRILRERYWNKGVNGFHGAHQLINEVCDLSYQNLGLRDSAVIAEYTFGGCNALDDYSSFLTPERLGDLYDNIEGEFVGIGIEMKAEIGEGMLLINVLPESPAENAGVLAGDHIVSIDGTDCRHMTTDAAANLLRGTSGSQVVLELESPKTEQVRSARVTRKAVQVRSFPIVKMIDQENGIGYIKMTGFQKTSAAELDAALQKLHGEGMRALIWDVRGNPGGLLSAAVEVLDRFIDEGKLVSTKGRVSDQNWSYTAHRPGTWKIPLVLLVDENSASASEIVAGALTDHRRATVVGRKTYGKWSVQSIFPIRGSTGLRLTTAKFYSPHGNTYGKIGIKPGITVEKDELRTAMYGASQEQKLATDSDIKRGLQILQRQYAVTP
- a CDS encoding WD40 repeat domain-containing protein, which encodes MMDERAAWLTQGKGITPSLRWSFSTEAPLLALDLARETGEILAADISGGLYLLDRQGQFLHLNRGIKDVQLVHWSDHGKRGAAIYSDNNICCFDRDLNVTWAISFSVECLAIAMDSYGDYVAVSLASGKTILIDSQKKKVASFETMKPLSYLEFQMTEPRLMGAAENGLVCCYDLEGNCLWTEKHWSNCGGLAMSGDGQRIYLAGFNYGILIFDHEGDSAGTLVFEGTPKVLACDFQGNRIVTATIEQELYWLNQEGKLLWGGIIPDEAIEVACDPFGQWCVCGAKSGLVQCLDWSDSL